Below is a window of Nitrospirota bacterium DNA.
TCTTTTTTTTAGTTTATTTTTTTTATTTCGTCCTTTAAGTCCTAATCCGCTTTTCGATAGGCTTCTTCACTTGTCATTAAGGCCCAGACAATTCGAGCATTTTTGTTGGCCAGGGCCACTGCCGCAACGTTGGCGCCTCGCCGGTTCTTAATATTTCTGATCCATTGGCTTCGGGGATCTTTTTTATTGGAAGCCAGTTTGACCACGGATCGTCCCCCATGAATGAAAAGCGTTCGCAGATGCCGATCACCTCGTTTACTGATCCCCAGTAAGACGTTCTTTCCTCCGCTTGAGCGTTGGCGCGGAACCAAACCCATCCAGGCTGACATCTGTCGGCCATTCTTAAACATCTTCGCATCTCCCACCGAGGCCACCACCGCTGTGGCAGTCATAGGGCCTATCCCTTCGATCTTCCCAATCTTTTGACATATTGGATGAGCCTCAAACACCCGCTTGATCCTTTGGTCATATCCCGCTATCCTCTGATCAAAGGCCAAAAGCTGTTGATAAAGCTCATAAAATAACTCCCGGCTCATGCCGGTCAGTTCATTGTCCGTATCGGCTAAGATCGCCGGAAGACGCCGACGAACACTGGCCACTCCTTGGGGAATGACAATCCCATACTCCGCTAATAATCCTCGAATTTGATTCACAAGCGCCGTGCGATCTTTAATGATTAAATCCCGCATCCGATGAAGACTCTGGATGTCCTGTTGATCCACGCGCTTAATCGGCACAAATCGCATGTTCGGCCGGGTCAGGGCCTCACAGATCGCTTCCGCATCGTTAGAATCG
It encodes the following:
- a CDS encoding IS110 family transposase translates to MNVTTLGIDIAKQVFQLHGINEKGKVILRKQVSRKKLSEVIVNLPPCVIGIEACGGANYWARVFEKMGHTVRLISPQFVKPYVKSNKNDSNDAEAICEALTRPNMRFVPIKRVDQQDIQSLHRMRDLIIKDRTALVNQIRGLLAEYGIVIPQGVASVRRRLPAILADTDNELTGMSRELFYELYQQLLAFDQRIAGYDQRIKRVFEAHPICQKIGKIEGIGPMTATAVVASVGDAKMFKNGRQMSAWMGLVPRQRSSGGKNVLLGISKRGDRHLRTLFIHGGRSVVKLASNKKDPRSQWIRNIKNRRGANVAAVALANKNARIVWALMTSEEAYRKAD